The segment CGAGCTCTTCTCCCAGATGGCCGATTTCTCCCAGGTAGGGGTAGGCGAACTCGGTTAACATACGTATAAAACTCTAGTGTAGGAATATAGGAGGACAAGATGCCCAAATATGTCTATTTCTTCGGTGAGGGAAGGGCGGATGGAAATGCCCAGATGAAGGCCCTGTTGGGGGGCAAAGGGGCCAATCTGGCGGAGATGACCAACCTCGGCATACCCGTTCCCTCTGGTTTCACCATCTCTACAGAGGTCTGCCGTTATTACTCCGAGCATGACGGGGCCTATCCCCCTGAGCTGAAGGCAGAGGTGGAGGCGGCGCTTTCACGCATGGAGGAGGTCATGGGGGCCAGGTTTGGTGACCCTGAAAATCCCCTCTTGGTCTCGGTGCGCTCCGGTGCTGCCGTGAGCATGCCTGGGATGATGGACACCATCCTGAATCTTGGTCTCAACGATGAAACGCTGCAAGGATTGGCCAAGCACACAGGAGATGAACGCTTTGCCTACGACTGCTATCGTCGGTTTGTAGCCATGTACGGCGATGTGGTCTTGGGGCTCAAACCCCAGGAAAAGGATGAACTGGATCCCTTTGAGGTGATCCTGGATACCAAAAAGAAGACCAGGGGTGTCAACTACGATCATGAGTTGAGCGCCCAGGACCTGAAGGAACTCGTTCATGAATACAAGGAGGAAATAAAGAAAAGGCTAGGGGTTAATTTCCCCGAAGACCCCAAAGAACAGCTCTGGGGGGCCATCGGGGCGGTCTTCGGTTCTTGGCAAAACCCGAGGGCCATCGCCTATCGGAAGCTCAACAGCATCCCAGATGACCTGGGGACCGCCGTGAACGTCCAGTCCATGGTCTTCGGCAACATGGGGAAGACATCAGGCACGGGTGTGGCCTTTACCAGGGATCCAGCCACCGGCGAAGACATCTTTTATGGAGAATATCTAATGAACGCCCAGGGAGAGGATGTGGTGGCCGGGATCCGCACCCCCCAACCCATCAATAGACAACAGAAGGGCGACAAGGACATCCTCACCCTGGAAGAGGAGATGCCTGAAGTCTATCAGCAATTGGAGGAGATCCGCAACAAGCTCGATCATCACTACCGGGATATGCAGGATGTCGAGTTCAGCATCCAGCAGGGTAAACTTTGGATGCTCCAGACCAGGGTCGGGAAGCGCACCGGGTTGGCTGCCCTGCGAATGGCCGTTGATATGGTGCGGCAGGGATTGATCACCAAGGAGGAGGCCCTCTTGCGGGTGGAGCCCGACCAGCTAAACCAGGTGTTGAGGCCCATCTTTGACCCCCAACAGAAGAGGCAGGCCATCGCTGAGGGACGCCTCCTGGCCTATGGCCTGAACGCCGGACCAGGGGCAGCATCGGGTAAGGTGGTCTTCAATGCCCCTGATGCCGAGGAGTGGGCGGCTCGGGGGGAGGAGCTCATCTTGGTGAGGATCGAGACCTCCCCAGAGGACATACGCGGGATGAACGCCGCTCAGGGTATCCTCACCGCCCGTGGGGGGATGACCTCCCATGCGGCCTTGGTGGCAAGGCAGATGGGCAAGGTCTGTGTGGTGGGCTGCGGTGCCCTGGACATAGACTACAAGAGGCGGGAGATGGAGGTCAACGGCCGCATGGTCAGGCAAGGGGACTACCTCTCCATTGATGGGACCACCGGGGAGGTGATCCTGGGCAGGATCCCTACCAGACCTTCCGAGATCCTGCAGGTGCTCATCGAGCAAAGCTTGCGGCCTGAGGAATCCCAGATCTACGGCTACTATGCAGAGTTGATGTCTTGGGCCGATGAGGCCAGGAGATTGGGGGTGCAGACCAATGCGGACAAGCCCGATCAGGCCCAGATTGCCCTCGCCTTTGGGGCCGAAGGGATAGGCTTGTGCCGTACCGAGCATATGTTCTTTGAAGGGGATCGGATCGATGCAGTCAGGGAGATGATCTTGGCCGAGGACAGAGATGGGAGAGAGGAGGCCCTGGCCAAGCTGCTGCCCATTCAGAAGGAGGACTTCAAGGGGATCTTGCGGGTGATGGGCCAGAGGCCGGTCACCATCCGGACCCTGGATCCCCCTCTGCACGAATTTCTTCCACATACGTCCCAAGAGATCGAGGAACTGGCCCGTAAGATGGGGGTCTCCCCGGAGCGGCTAGAGACTAAGGTGGAGGCCCTGCATGAGGCCAACCCCATGCTGGGCCACCGGGGTTGTCGCTTGGGGATCGTCTATCCTGAGATCACCGCTATGCAGGCCAGGGCCATCTTCGAGGCCGCCTGTGAGGTGGCTCAAGAGGGGATAAAGGTCCACCCGGAGGTGATGATCCCCCTGGTAGGAGACGTACGGGAGTTGGGAAACCAGAGACAACTGGTGGAGGAAGTGGCCAATGAGGTCTTCTCACGCTATGGTATGGAGGTGGAATACAAGGTGGGGACCATGATCGAGATCCCACGCGGTGCCCTGACTGCCGACCAGGTGGCACAGGAGGCGGAGTTCTTCTCCTTCGGGACCAATGACCTGACCCAGACCACC is part of the Deltaproteobacteria bacterium genome and harbors:
- a CDS encoding pyruvate, phosphate dikinase — its product is MPKYVYFFGEGRADGNAQMKALLGGKGANLAEMTNLGIPVPSGFTISTEVCRYYSEHDGAYPPELKAEVEAALSRMEEVMGARFGDPENPLLVSVRSGAAVSMPGMMDTILNLGLNDETLQGLAKHTGDERFAYDCYRRFVAMYGDVVLGLKPQEKDELDPFEVILDTKKKTRGVNYDHELSAQDLKELVHEYKEEIKKRLGVNFPEDPKEQLWGAIGAVFGSWQNPRAIAYRKLNSIPDDLGTAVNVQSMVFGNMGKTSGTGVAFTRDPATGEDIFYGEYLMNAQGEDVVAGIRTPQPINRQQKGDKDILTLEEEMPEVYQQLEEIRNKLDHHYRDMQDVEFSIQQGKLWMLQTRVGKRTGLAALRMAVDMVRQGLITKEEALLRVEPDQLNQVLRPIFDPQQKRQAIAEGRLLAYGLNAGPGAASGKVVFNAPDAEEWAARGEELILVRIETSPEDIRGMNAAQGILTARGGMTSHAALVARQMGKVCVVGCGALDIDYKRREMEVNGRMVRQGDYLSIDGTTGEVILGRIPTRPSEILQVLIEQSLRPEESQIYGYYAELMSWADEARRLGVQTNADKPDQAQIALAFGAEGIGLCRTEHMFFEGDRIDAVREMILAEDRDGREEALAKLLPIQKEDFKGILRVMGQRPVTIRTLDPPLHEFLPHTSQEIEELARKMGVSPERLETKVEALHEANPMLGHRGCRLGIVYPEITAMQARAIFEAACEVAQEGIKVHPEVMIPLVGDVRELGNQRQLVEEVANEVFSRYGMEVEYKVGTMIEIPRGALTADQVAQEAEFFSFGTNDLTQTTFGISRDDAGKFLRAYLDADVWDSDPFEKLDRTGVGQLMDIGVRKGRATRPDLKIGICGEHGGEPSSVEFCHQVGLDYVSCSPYRVPIARLAAAHAALKERKGN